The following are from one region of the Capsicum annuum cultivar UCD-10X-F1 chromosome 1, UCD10Xv1.1, whole genome shotgun sequence genome:
- the LOC107852230 gene encoding protein SPIRAL1-like 5, giving the protein MEKSPNSTRGVSYGGGQSSLGYLFGDDKKQQKIDDPPPSPTVLAPPYGIDDDANANNPSQNSNTTSITYQKSQGQNSGIFITGRPSTKVNSVPGGDSSLGYLFGDNKS; this is encoded by the exons ATGGAGAAATCTCCAAACTCAACTAGAGGTGTTAGCTATGGTGGAGGGCAAAGTTCATTAGGTTATCTATTTGGTGatgataaaaaacaacaaaagattgATGATCCTCCACCTTCTCCAACTGTTCTTGCACCTCCTTATGGAATTGATGATGATGCAAATGCAAATAATCCATCACAAAATTCTAATACTACTTCAATTACCTATCAAAAATCTCAGGGCCAAAATTCAGGAATTTTTATCACT GGCCGTCCATCAACAAAGGTGAATTCAGTTCCAGGAGGAGATTCATCATTGGGCTATTTGTTTGGAGATAATAAGTCTTGA
- the LOC124899531 gene encoding uncharacterized protein LOC124899531, with protein MIGTKTLVPAITKFIRTTFPSGSRIVGTMTPKKQANDDAGEAQIKVENAEPLVAFSRPPPIPPFLGPLVALSLLESWSKRDNKDD; from the exons ATGATTGGAACTAAAACTTTAGTACCAGCTATAACTAAATTCATCAGAACTACGTTTCCATCTGGAAGTAGAATTG TTGGAACAATGACCCCTAAGAAGCAAGCAAATGATGATGCTGGAGAAGCCCAGATAAAGGTGGAGAATGCTGAACCCCTCGTTGCTTTTAGCAGGCCGCCTCCGATCCCTCCTTTCCTTGGACCTCTAGTTGCTCTTTCACTGCTTGAATCATGGTCGAAACGAGATAACAAAGATGATTGA
- the LOC107864593 gene encoding uncharacterized protein LOC107864593: MAFSGQLLRHSLWSKLEFMRSQSMPPLQPNHESVTEVSQRKLKIRGIKSKSNCSVTLSMLNPQNGTSMFSPSDTIKKFYSSINNKDMNQLALLIAKDCFFDDFSYTQPFRGRKEALKFLKKLTTCMGENTQFCIERIYEGVDLTIVVNWHLEWNKKQVPFTRGCSCYELSRDGEELVIRKAQVIVESPIKPGGLAMEVFQKVISICDAFPEAAEWLFLMSPHLLQSIYRIALRPSLRPILAWYRKLWSIIVTILTLIYTISLFIIKKFQK; the protein is encoded by the exons ATGGCATTTTCAGGTCAACTTCTCCGGCATAGTTTATGGTCCAAACTGGAGTTTATGCGTTCCCAGAGCATGCCTCCATTGCAACCTAACCATGAATCAGTTACGGAAGTATCACAACGAAAACTTAAAATACGAGGCATCAAGAGCAAATCTAACTGTTCGGTCACACTTTCAATGTTAAATCCTCAGAATGGCACGAGTATGTTTTCTCCATCCGACACAATCAAGAAGTTCTACTCAAGTATCAACAACAAGGACATGAACCAACTAGCACTGCTCATAGCTAAAGATTGTTTCTTTGATGACTTCTCCTATACTCAACCATTCCGAGGGAGAAAG GAGGCTCTGAAATTTCTGAAGAAACTAACCACATGCATGGGGGAGAACACACAGTTCTGCATTGAACGCATTTACGAGGGAGTTGATCTTACAATAGTGGTGAACTGGCATTTAG AGTGGAACAAGAAACAGGTTCCTTTCACTAGAGGCTGCAGTTGCTACGAGTTATCAAGAGATGGAGAAGAACTAGTCATAAG GAAAGCTCAAGTAATTGTTGAATCGCCAATCAAACCAGGAGGTTTAGCGATG GAAGTGTTCCAGAAGGTGATTTCAATATGTGATGCTTTCCCTGAGGCCGCTGAAT GGTTGTTTCTGATGAGTCCCCATCTTTTACAAAGTATCTACAGAATAGCACTCCGGCCAAGCTTACGTCCAATTCTTGCCTGGTACCGCAAGTTATGGAGTATCATAGTCACCATTCTTACACTTATCTACACGATATCTCTGTTCATTATTAAGAAGTTCCAAAAGTAG
- the LOC107852237 gene encoding uncharacterized protein LOC107852237 isoform X1, translating to MVFSGQLLQHSLWSNPRFTRTPIIPPLRANHESVKRQSPGKLKIRGIKNKTNCLVTFSMLNPENGTSMSTFSPANTIKLFYSSINNKDMNQLALLISENCFYEDFSYTEPFRGRKEILKFLGQLTTCMGKNTEYCIEHIYEGVDLTVMVNWHLEWNKKQVPFTRGCSCYELSRDGEELVIRKAQVIVESPIKPGSLAMEAFQKVISVCDAFPAAADCMPISFVLNFSPNKRTEIFSTGQKKNFLCRVLPDGPPADNFVFPLHNMAQLHVNRKALDCFRRSRIKLQRMTSSVIKS from the exons ATGGTATTCTCAGGCCAACTTCTCCAGCATAGTCTATGGTCCAACCCGAGGTTTACACGTACACCGATCATCCCTCCGTTGAGAGCTAACCATGAATCAGTTAAGAGGCAATCGCCAGGAAAACTTAAAATACGGGGCATTAAGAACAAAACCAACTGTTTGGTCACATTTTCGATGTTGAATCCTGAGAATGGCACGAGTATGAGTACATTTTCTCCAGCCAATACAATCAAGTTGTTCTACTCTAGCATCAACAACAAGGACATGAACCAACTAGCATTGCTCATATCTGAAAATTGTTTCTATGAGGATTTCTCCTACACTGAACCATTCCGAGGGAGAAAG GAGATTCTGAAATTTCTGGGGCAACTAACTACATGCATGGGGAAGAATACAGAATACTGCATTGAACACATTTATGAGGGAGTTGATCTCACGGTTATGGTAAACTGGCATTTAG AATGGAACAAGAAACAGGTTCCTTTCACTAGAGGCTGCAGTTGCTACGAGTTATCAAGAGACGGAGAAGAACTAGTCATAAG GAAAGCTCAAGTAATCGTTGAATCGCCAATCAAACCAGGAAGCTTAGCTATG GAAGCGTTCCAGAAGGTCATTTCAGTATGTGATGCTTTTCCTGCGGCTGCTGACTGTATGCCAATCtcttttgttcttaatttttcACCAAACAAGAGAACAGAAATATTCTCAACAgggcaaaaaaaaaatttcctatgCAGGGTTCTTCCTGATGGGCCCCCAGCTGATAACTTCGTATTCCCACTACACAACATGGCTCAATTACATGTCAACCGTAAGGCCTTGGATTGCTTCAGAAGATCAAGAATCAAACTCCAAAGAATGACTAGTTCTGTAATTAAGTCCTAA
- the LOC107852237 gene encoding uncharacterized protein LOC107852237 isoform X3 yields MVFSGQLLQHSLWSNPRFTRTPIIPPLRANHESVKRQSPGKLKIRGIKNKTNCLVTFSMLNPENGTSMSTFSPANTIKLFYSSINNKDMNQLALLISENCFYEDFSYTEPFRGRKEILKFLGQLTTCMGKNTEYCIEHIYEGVDLTVMVNWHLEWNKKQVPFTRGCSCYELSRDGEELVIRKAQVIVESPIKPGSLAMEAFQKVISVCDAFPAAADWFFLMGPQLITSYSHYTTWLNYMSTVRPWIASEDQESNSKE; encoded by the exons ATGGTATTCTCAGGCCAACTTCTCCAGCATAGTCTATGGTCCAACCCGAGGTTTACACGTACACCGATCATCCCTCCGTTGAGAGCTAACCATGAATCAGTTAAGAGGCAATCGCCAGGAAAACTTAAAATACGGGGCATTAAGAACAAAACCAACTGTTTGGTCACATTTTCGATGTTGAATCCTGAGAATGGCACGAGTATGAGTACATTTTCTCCAGCCAATACAATCAAGTTGTTCTACTCTAGCATCAACAACAAGGACATGAACCAACTAGCATTGCTCATATCTGAAAATTGTTTCTATGAGGATTTCTCCTACACTGAACCATTCCGAGGGAGAAAG GAGATTCTGAAATTTCTGGGGCAACTAACTACATGCATGGGGAAGAATACAGAATACTGCATTGAACACATTTATGAGGGAGTTGATCTCACGGTTATGGTAAACTGGCATTTAG AATGGAACAAGAAACAGGTTCCTTTCACTAGAGGCTGCAGTTGCTACGAGTTATCAAGAGACGGAGAAGAACTAGTCATAAG GAAAGCTCAAGTAATCGTTGAATCGCCAATCAAACCAGGAAGCTTAGCTATG GAAGCGTTCCAGAAGGTCATTTCAGTATGTGATGCTTTTCCTGCGGCTGCTGACT GGTTCTTCCTGATGGGCCCCCAGCTGATAACTTCGTATTCCCACTACACAACATGGCTCAATTACATGTCAACCGTAAGGCCTTGGATTGCTTCAGAAGATCAAGAATCAAACTCCAAAGAATGA
- the LOC107852237 gene encoding uncharacterized protein LOC107852237 isoform X2 — translation MVFSGQLLQHSLWSNPRFTRTPIIPPLRANHESVKRQSPGKLKIRGIKNKTNCLVTFSMLNPENGTSMSTFSPANTIKLFYSSINNKDMNQLALLISENCFYEDFSYTEPFRGRKEILKFLGQLTTCMGKNTEYCIEHIYEGVDLTVMVNWHLEWNKKQVPFTRGCSCYELSRDGEELVIRKRSRRSFQYVMLFLRLLTVCQSLLFLIFHQTREQKYSQQGKKKISYAGFFLMGPQLITSYSHYTTWLNYMSTVRPWIASEDQESNSKE, via the exons ATGGTATTCTCAGGCCAACTTCTCCAGCATAGTCTATGGTCCAACCCGAGGTTTACACGTACACCGATCATCCCTCCGTTGAGAGCTAACCATGAATCAGTTAAGAGGCAATCGCCAGGAAAACTTAAAATACGGGGCATTAAGAACAAAACCAACTGTTTGGTCACATTTTCGATGTTGAATCCTGAGAATGGCACGAGTATGAGTACATTTTCTCCAGCCAATACAATCAAGTTGTTCTACTCTAGCATCAACAACAAGGACATGAACCAACTAGCATTGCTCATATCTGAAAATTGTTTCTATGAGGATTTCTCCTACACTGAACCATTCCGAGGGAGAAAG GAGATTCTGAAATTTCTGGGGCAACTAACTACATGCATGGGGAAGAATACAGAATACTGCATTGAACACATTTATGAGGGAGTTGATCTCACGGTTATGGTAAACTGGCATTTAG AATGGAACAAGAAACAGGTTCCTTTCACTAGAGGCTGCAGTTGCTACGAGTTATCAAGAGACGGAGAAGAACTAGTCATAAG GAAGCGTTCCAGAAGGTCATTTCAGTATGTGATGCTTTTCCTGCGGCTGCTGACTGTATGCCAATCtcttttgttcttaatttttcACCAAACAAGAGAACAGAAATATTCTCAACAgggcaaaaaaaaaatttcctatgCAGGGTTCTTCCTGATGGGCCCCCAGCTGATAACTTCGTATTCCCACTACACAACATGGCTCAATTACATGTCAACCGTAAGGCCTTGGATTGCTTCAGAAGATCAAGAATCAAACTCCAAAGAATGA
- the LOC107852237 gene encoding uncharacterized protein LOC107852237 isoform X5, with amino-acid sequence MVFSGQLLQHSLWSNPRFTRTPIIPPLRANHESVKRQSPGKLKIRGIKNKTNCLVTFSMLNPENGTSMSTFSPANTIKLFYSSINNKDMNQLALLISENCFYEDFSYTEPFRGRKEILKFLGQLTTCMGKNTEYCIEHIYEGVDLTVMVNWHLEWNKKQVPFTRGCSCYELSRDGEELVIRKRSRRSFQYVMLFLRLLTGSS; translated from the exons ATGGTATTCTCAGGCCAACTTCTCCAGCATAGTCTATGGTCCAACCCGAGGTTTACACGTACACCGATCATCCCTCCGTTGAGAGCTAACCATGAATCAGTTAAGAGGCAATCGCCAGGAAAACTTAAAATACGGGGCATTAAGAACAAAACCAACTGTTTGGTCACATTTTCGATGTTGAATCCTGAGAATGGCACGAGTATGAGTACATTTTCTCCAGCCAATACAATCAAGTTGTTCTACTCTAGCATCAACAACAAGGACATGAACCAACTAGCATTGCTCATATCTGAAAATTGTTTCTATGAGGATTTCTCCTACACTGAACCATTCCGAGGGAGAAAG GAGATTCTGAAATTTCTGGGGCAACTAACTACATGCATGGGGAAGAATACAGAATACTGCATTGAACACATTTATGAGGGAGTTGATCTCACGGTTATGGTAAACTGGCATTTAG AATGGAACAAGAAACAGGTTCCTTTCACTAGAGGCTGCAGTTGCTACGAGTTATCAAGAGACGGAGAAGAACTAGTCATAAG GAAGCGTTCCAGAAGGTCATTTCAGTATGTGATGCTTTTCCTGCGGCTGCTGACT GGTTCTTCCTGA
- the LOC107852237 gene encoding uncharacterized protein LOC107852237 isoform X4, which produces MVFSGQLLQHSLWSNPRFTRTPIIPPLRANHESVKRQSPGKLKIRGIKNKTNCLVTFSMLNPENGTSMSTFSPANTIKLFYSSINNKDMNQLALLISENCFYEDFSYTEPFRGRKEILKFLGQLTTCMGKNTEYCIEHIYEGVDLTVMVNWHLEWNKKQVPFTRGCSCYELSRDGEELVIRKAQVIVESPIKPGSLAMEAFQKVISGSS; this is translated from the exons ATGGTATTCTCAGGCCAACTTCTCCAGCATAGTCTATGGTCCAACCCGAGGTTTACACGTACACCGATCATCCCTCCGTTGAGAGCTAACCATGAATCAGTTAAGAGGCAATCGCCAGGAAAACTTAAAATACGGGGCATTAAGAACAAAACCAACTGTTTGGTCACATTTTCGATGTTGAATCCTGAGAATGGCACGAGTATGAGTACATTTTCTCCAGCCAATACAATCAAGTTGTTCTACTCTAGCATCAACAACAAGGACATGAACCAACTAGCATTGCTCATATCTGAAAATTGTTTCTATGAGGATTTCTCCTACACTGAACCATTCCGAGGGAGAAAG GAGATTCTGAAATTTCTGGGGCAACTAACTACATGCATGGGGAAGAATACAGAATACTGCATTGAACACATTTATGAGGGAGTTGATCTCACGGTTATGGTAAACTGGCATTTAG AATGGAACAAGAAACAGGTTCCTTTCACTAGAGGCTGCAGTTGCTACGAGTTATCAAGAGACGGAGAAGAACTAGTCATAAG GAAAGCTCAAGTAATCGTTGAATCGCCAATCAAACCAGGAAGCTTAGCTATG GAAGCGTTCCAGAAGGTCATTTCA GGTTCTTCCTGA